A genomic window from Prochlorococcus sp. RS04 includes:
- the psb28 gene encoding photosystem II reaction center protein Psb28 — MTTNKTAKIQFYEGTDEPVVPEIRLTRSKDGTTGQALFLFEKPQALSSITDGEITGMRMIDSEGEILTREVKVKFVDGEPIFLEAVYIWKNTPDFERFMRFANSYAKSNGLGYSEKK, encoded by the coding sequence ATGACAACAAATAAAACTGCAAAAATACAATTTTATGAGGGAACTGATGAACCAGTAGTGCCTGAAATAAGACTGACTAGGAGTAAAGATGGTACTACCGGTCAAGCATTATTTTTATTTGAAAAACCTCAGGCATTATCTTCAATTACAGACGGTGAAATCACAGGTATGCGGATGATAGATTCCGAAGGTGAAATATTAACTAGAGAAGTTAAAGTAAAGTTTGTTGATGGAGAACCAATTTTTTTAGAAGCGGTTTATATTTGGAAGAACACACCAGACTTTGAAAGATTTATGAGATTTGCAAATAGTTATGCAAAATCAAATGGATTAGGATATTCTGAAAAGAAGTAG
- the mnmH gene encoding tRNA 2-selenouridine(34) synthase MnmH: protein MYFKRKELEKFRCFKGPLIDVRSPSEYYKGHMPNSINIPLFDDDERSIIGTIYKKGSRKKAVIEGLKFFEKKMELLLDNLFKSIESHTTIANKNDELFIRIYCSRGGMRSQSIGWLLDKFKLNIVTLNGGYKIYRKWVLDSFSNKLNLVVIGGKTGTGKTRLLSLLEKYKYQTIDLEGFACHRGSTFGGLGMKKQPSNEQFENIIAEKLNSFKCSNNIFVEAESANIGKCKIPHEFFNQMKNSRRIEIIRSESNRLDELIDTYSVFKKEELQESVLRIKKRLGPQRTKIALESINNEKWDLVCKSVLEYYDKCYEYEKVGKTNIKIIDLTDKKYDESTLELINNVL, encoded by the coding sequence ATGTATTTCAAAAGAAAAGAACTAGAGAAATTTAGATGTTTTAAAGGACCACTTATAGATGTTAGGAGCCCGAGTGAGTATTATAAAGGACACATGCCTAATTCTATTAATATTCCACTATTTGATGATGATGAGAGATCTATAATTGGTACAATTTATAAAAAAGGAAGTAGAAAAAAAGCAGTCATAGAGGGATTAAAATTTTTTGAAAAAAAAATGGAATTACTTCTTGATAATTTATTCAAGAGTATTGAGTCTCATACAACTATTGCTAATAAAAATGATGAATTATTTATCAGGATATATTGCTCTAGAGGAGGAATGCGTTCACAAAGTATTGGATGGTTATTAGATAAATTTAAATTAAATATAGTTACACTTAATGGCGGATACAAAATATATAGAAAATGGGTATTAGATAGTTTTTCAAATAAGTTGAATTTAGTAGTTATTGGTGGGAAAACAGGAACAGGTAAGACAAGATTATTATCATTACTTGAGAAATATAAATATCAAACTATTGATCTTGAAGGATTTGCTTGTCATAGAGGAAGCACATTTGGAGGTTTAGGAATGAAAAAACAACCTTCAAATGAACAATTTGAAAATATAATTGCAGAAAAATTAAATTCTTTTAAATGTTCTAATAATATTTTTGTAGAAGCTGAAAGTGCAAATATAGGTAAATGTAAAATTCCTCATGAATTCTTTAATCAGATGAAAAACTCTAGGAGGATTGAAATTATAAGGAGCGAATCTAACAGGTTAGATGAGTTAATAGATACTTATAGTGTATTTAAAAAAGAGGAACTCCAAGAATCAGTACTAAGGATAAAAAAAAGACTAGGACCGCAAAGAACAAAAATTGCTCTTGAATCAATTAATAATGAGAAATGGGACTTAGTTTGCAAATCAGTTTTAGAATATTACGATAAGTGTTATGAATATGAAAAGGTTGGCAAAACTAATATAAAGATAATAGATTTAACTGATAAAAAATATGATGAAAGTACACTAGAGTTAATAAATAATGTTTTATAA
- the secD gene encoding protein translocase subunit SecD, translating to MKRRQGWLFFIIFLLTLSVYLLINYPLQLGLDLQGGSQLTLQIIKEEGKVTRDELEAVNSVIDKRVNNLGVSESNLQTLGGDQLILELPGEQNPLVASRVLGKTALLEFRTQKEGTSKDLKNLQLQRLSIRELIEQYSFEEKNQNNDNFLKVIQDDLTNIEQDLNYSSTSNDLYGRLIEIKKYVDKEITNLFIKTDLSGKDLINAGRRQEQTNNNWEVLLAFSNSGGEKFAEITKSIAGTNQLLAIILDGESISEASVGNQFASTGITGGSATISGNFTAENARELEVQLKGGSLPLPIEIVETNTIGALLGSKNILKSLYAAISGLIFVGIFMIFNYRILGFVSVLSLVLYGFFNLALYSLIPVTLTLPGISGLILSIGMAVDANILIFERIREELYDGNTLSRSIDSGFQRANSSIVDGHITTLLSCFVLFLLGTNFVKGFAATLGIGVLISLFTSLNCSKTILRFFTTYQSLRQKNLFLPKNNFSN from the coding sequence ATGAAAAGAAGGCAAGGTTGGCTTTTTTTTATTATATTTCTACTTACTTTATCTGTTTATCTATTAATAAATTATCCCTTACAGTTGGGATTGGATTTACAAGGTGGTTCTCAACTTACACTACAAATTATTAAAGAGGAAGGTAAGGTAACAAGGGATGAACTTGAAGCAGTTAATTCGGTTATAGATAAGCGCGTTAATAATTTAGGAGTTTCTGAGTCTAATTTACAAACACTCGGTGGTGATCAATTGATTTTAGAATTACCAGGCGAACAAAATCCATTAGTTGCTTCAAGGGTATTAGGTAAGACTGCTTTATTAGAATTTAGAACCCAAAAAGAAGGAACATCTAAAGATTTAAAAAACCTGCAACTGCAAAGATTGAGTATTAGAGAATTAATTGAACAATATTCCTTTGAAGAAAAAAATCAAAATAATGATAATTTCTTAAAAGTTATTCAAGATGATCTTACAAATATAGAGCAAGATTTGAATTACTCATCTACTAGTAATGATTTATATGGGAGGTTAATTGAAATCAAAAAATATGTTGATAAAGAAATTACAAATTTATTTATTAAAACGGATTTATCTGGTAAGGATCTTATTAACGCAGGAAGGAGACAAGAACAAACAAATAATAATTGGGAAGTTTTATTAGCTTTTAGTAATTCAGGAGGTGAAAAGTTTGCAGAAATTACAAAGTCAATTGCTGGCACTAATCAACTATTGGCTATCATCCTTGATGGCGAATCTATAAGTGAAGCTAGTGTTGGTAACCAGTTTGCTAGTACTGGTATTACAGGTGGATCAGCAACAATAAGCGGTAATTTTACTGCTGAAAATGCTAGAGAATTAGAAGTTCAACTTAAAGGAGGCTCATTACCATTGCCAATTGAAATAGTAGAAACTAACACTATAGGGGCTTTATTGGGATCCAAAAATATTTTAAAAAGTCTTTATGCAGCTATTAGTGGATTAATTTTTGTTGGAATATTTATGATTTTTAATTATAGAATTCTAGGTTTCGTTTCAGTTCTATCTCTAGTACTTTATGGTTTCTTTAACTTAGCCCTATATTCATTAATTCCTGTAACTTTGACTTTACCTGGAATATCTGGGCTTATACTTAGCATTGGTATGGCAGTTGATGCAAATATTCTAATATTTGAGAGAATTAGAGAAGAATTATATGACGGCAATACTCTTTCAAGATCTATTGATAGCGGTTTTCAAAGAGCTAATTCATCTATAGTTGATGGTCATATTACTACTCTTTTAAGTTGTTTTGTATTGTTTTTATTAGGAACAAATTTCGTTAAAGGTTTTGCGGCAACATTAGGTATTGGAGTTCTAATAAGCTTGTTTACCTCATTAAATTGTTCTAAAACTATTTTGAGATTTTTTACAACATATCAATCTTTAAGGCAAAAAAATCTCTTTCTACCCAAGAATAATTTTTCAAATTAA
- the secF gene encoding protein translocase subunit SecF: MNYNLELIKNKRKIISFSTFLILLSLLGILYSTFNTSYKKPINLGMDFVGGNELRIERVCEDECSNLSPDSVLENLRDISSNKKFINNIKLQFQNNNKLISIRTPYLSIEESNNLITNLDNIIGPLNYESKDSRLIGPKLGKRLLTNCVTSLLVSLFAISLYITIRFDKKYALFALLALFHDLLIVFGIFSWLGIILSVEVNSLFAVSLLTIAGYSVNDTVVIFDRIRENLKSKEEGYNETIQLSVNESFRRTTFTSITTLIPLLSIILFGSYSLFWFSLALSLGIIVGSFSSILLAPSLLLKD; this comes from the coding sequence ATGAATTATAATCTTGAACTTATAAAAAATAAAAGAAAGATAATTAGTTTTTCAACTTTTCTTATTTTGCTAAGTCTTTTAGGAATTTTATATTCAACTTTTAATACTTCCTATAAGAAACCTATAAATTTAGGGATGGATTTTGTTGGAGGAAATGAACTAAGAATAGAAAGAGTTTGTGAAGATGAATGTTCTAATCTTTCCCCTGATTCAGTTTTAGAAAATTTAAGAGATATCTCTAGTAATAAAAAATTTATAAATAATATTAAATTACAATTCCAAAATAATAATAAATTAATTTCAATAAGAACACCTTATTTGAGTATCGAAGAATCAAATAATCTAATTACTAATCTTGATAATATTATTGGACCTCTAAATTATGAGAGTAAGGATTCAAGATTAATAGGTCCAAAACTTGGGAAAAGATTACTTACCAATTGTGTTACTTCATTGTTGGTTTCTTTATTTGCAATATCTTTATATATAACTATTAGGTTCGATAAAAAATATGCATTATTTGCATTATTAGCCTTATTCCATGATTTATTAATTGTTTTCGGTATATTTTCCTGGTTAGGGATTATATTATCTGTCGAAGTAAATAGTTTATTTGCGGTGTCCTTGTTAACTATTGCTGGTTATTCCGTAAATGATACTGTTGTTATTTTTGATAGAATACGTGAGAATTTAAAATCAAAGGAAGAAGGCTATAACGAAACTATTCAATTATCAGTAAACGAATCATTTAGGAGAACAACTTTTACCAGTATTACAACCCTTATCCCTTTATTAAGCATAATTTTGTTTGGATCTTACTCGCTGTTTTGGTTTTCTTTGGCCTTATCATTAGGCATTATTGTTGGAAGTTTTTCAAGTATTTTATTGGCTCCATCTTTATTGCTTAAAGACTGA
- a CDS encoding AI-2E family transporter, which translates to MNSSLYFKLVAILITLLIVWTLRDFLLLIICSLVISNIVCNLSNQIQNGLKIPRSISLFLVLTVISVIIFSIFILVLPPFIKEFNEILVDIPNGLSKINILINTNLNKFNSLFYGEQSENVIDIFSLINNVVTIPDVSTIAKAIQESFKNLINIAGNLGSGLLRLVFVLAVSLMISIEPKQYKENVLLLIPKNYRNKFRNILEKCNIALANWTFSMVISSLSVGLLSLIVLSILDVKYVVSNALIAMVLNIIPNIGPVISGIFPISIALLDNFWKPLAVLGSYVIIQNIESYIIMPSIMKKKANLLPGLTLISQFGFTFIFGPLGLILSLPLAVVIQVLIKESFKDI; encoded by the coding sequence TTGAATAGTTCATTATATTTCAAGTTAGTAGCAATATTAATTACTTTATTAATAGTATGGACTTTAAGGGATTTTCTCCTCCTAATAATTTGTTCTTTAGTAATTTCAAATATTGTATGTAATCTATCTAATCAAATCCAAAATGGTTTGAAAATTCCTCGATCGATTTCTTTGTTTCTTGTCTTAACCGTCATATCAGTAATAATATTTTCTATTTTTATTCTTGTATTACCTCCGTTTATAAAAGAATTCAATGAAATACTAGTTGACATTCCAAATGGTTTATCAAAAATAAATATATTGATCAATACAAATCTCAACAAATTTAATAGCTTATTTTATGGCGAACAATCAGAAAATGTTATAGACATATTTAGTTTAATAAATAATGTAGTTACCATTCCAGATGTCTCAACTATTGCAAAAGCTATTCAAGAAAGTTTTAAGAATTTAATTAATATTGCGGGGAATCTAGGTTCAGGTCTTTTGAGATTAGTATTCGTATTAGCAGTGAGTTTGATGATTTCTATTGAACCAAAACAATATAAAGAAAATGTACTTCTATTAATACCAAAAAATTACCGAAATAAATTTAGAAATATTCTGGAAAAATGCAATATTGCATTAGCAAATTGGACCTTTTCTATGGTCATAAGCTCATTATCAGTAGGTTTATTATCATTAATAGTTTTATCTATATTAGATGTCAAATACGTTGTCTCAAATGCTTTAATAGCAATGGTTCTTAATATAATTCCGAATATAGGTCCAGTTATTAGTGGTATATTTCCAATCTCAATTGCGCTACTAGATAATTTTTGGAAACCACTGGCAGTTTTAGGATCATATGTAATCATTCAAAATATTGAAAGCTATATCATAATGCCATCTATAATGAAGAAAAAAGCAAACCTACTTCCTGGTTTGACATTAATATCACAATTTGGATTTACCTTCATTTTTGGTCCATTAGGCTTAATACTATCTCTTCCATTAGCTGTAGTAATACAGGTTTTAATCAAAGAATCATTTAAAGATATTTAA